One stretch of Balneola sp. MJW-20 DNA includes these proteins:
- a CDS encoding amidohydrolase family protein has product MNEPSISLSVRGVVTAIVCMLFAMPAYSGNLNSFTYYAFQSDTSDSSEIEEKSKDLPMKPGRLIDLESSEATWMSLDVSPDGSMIAFDFMGDLYQMPITGGEAEQLTDGMAFDTHPRYSPDGKYLLYTSDASGGENLYYMNLEDSADVTQVTKGKNSGYAAGEWTPDGNYIIGAKGKGVPKLWMYHKDGGGGTAIISSPGGLKTTDPAVSHDGRFIYFSQRNGSWDYNAQFPQYQIGRYDRETGRRVTFTSRYGSAFTPVLSSDGKWMVYGSRFEDKTGLVLRDMNTGDERWLAYPVQRDDMESQATMGVLPAMSFTPDNQSLIAFYGGKIHRIPLDGSEATEIPFTVKTQLEMGPEVLFKYPISDDKEQIATQIRDAVPSPDGKWLAFTVLNDLYIQELPEGTPKRLTETEATEAQPAWSPDGKTLAYVTWDSEDGGAIHAVDPFARRFRPEKLTDQSGLYMYPVYNTDGSRIVAYRNDSQTYMDAFGPGFSTALTDLIWIDSDGGEVNVIDRAMNRSNPHFIASDDRIYLSRGGTLLSIRWDGTDEKEHVKVSGITTYSPFNLEKMAEAPAWMSPAEVLHPHEENAKESSPPSNASVIIMAPSGDQALAQVNNDIYVVTVPMKGGDTPSISVASAPGAAFPSRKLTTIGGEFPAWSADAGKVHWSIGHGHFIYDLAAAEAFEDSVTAAKKLEEEKKKEEEKMKKDSESDEENDEGVEEDEADEEEEAADEADESEEEEEEKKEDSYKPLELSIEVTIPRDIPEGRILLQNARIITANGDEVIEGGDILIVNNRIEEVGKNLSADGAEVVDMTGKTITPGFVDTHAHMWPNFEIHKKEIFNYAANLAYGVTTTRDPQTATTDVLTYADMVEAGKMLGPRIYSTGPGLGFWAYNIKSLEEAKDVMKQYSKYYDTKTIKMYLAGNREQRQWILMAAREQNIMPTTEGALDWKLNMTQLIDGYPGHEHSLPIYPIYNDVVKVIAEAKMAVTPTLLVSYGGPWAENYYYSRENPYDDSKLGRFTPYEVLAGKSRRRPGWFRDDEHVFQKHGESMAKLVEAGGLAGVGSHGQLEGLGYHWELWSVAAGGMSNIDAIRVATILGAEAIGLDGDLGSIEAGKLADLVILEDNPLDDLRNTNSITHVMKNGRLYKADDLSEIYPNETAGGTFDWQSVKPQDLGLPGVKK; this is encoded by the coding sequence ATGAATGAACCAAGCATTAGTCTCTCTGTTAGAGGGGTGGTGACCGCTATTGTATGCATGCTTTTTGCAATGCCTGCATATTCCGGCAACCTTAACTCATTTACCTATTATGCCTTTCAGTCCGATACATCGGATAGCAGTGAAATTGAAGAAAAATCCAAAGATCTTCCTATGAAGCCGGGTCGTCTGATCGACCTGGAAAGCTCCGAGGCTACATGGATGTCATTGGATGTGAGCCCTGATGGCTCTATGATCGCTTTTGATTTTATGGGTGATCTGTATCAGATGCCGATCACCGGAGGAGAAGCAGAACAGCTTACCGACGGTATGGCTTTTGATACTCATCCCCGTTACAGTCCCGACGGTAAATACCTGCTTTACACTTCTGACGCCAGCGGAGGAGAGAACCTCTATTATATGAATCTGGAGGATTCGGCTGATGTGACTCAGGTAACCAAGGGAAAGAACTCTGGTTATGCTGCCGGTGAATGGACACCGGATGGAAATTATATAATAGGTGCCAAAGGGAAAGGAGTGCCAAAGTTATGGATGTACCATAAAGACGGGGGTGGTGGAACCGCAATAATAAGCAGCCCCGGCGGACTTAAGACTACTGATCCTGCAGTATCTCATGACGGACGATTCATATACTTTTCACAGAGAAACGGCTCCTGGGATTATAACGCACAATTCCCTCAGTATCAGATCGGACGCTATGACCGTGAGACCGGCCGCAGGGTTACTTTTACTTCTCGCTATGGTTCAGCGTTTACCCCGGTTCTTTCATCTGATGGAAAGTGGATGGTATATGGAAGCCGGTTTGAAGATAAGACCGGGCTGGTATTACGTGATATGAATACCGGAGATGAGCGCTGGCTGGCCTATCCGGTTCAAAGGGATGACATGGAGTCACAGGCAACAATGGGTGTACTTCCCGCAATGTCATTTACCCCGGATAACCAAAGCCTTATAGCTTTTTATGGCGGAAAAATACATCGTATTCCTTTGGATGGAAGCGAGGCAACAGAGATCCCGTTTACGGTAAAGACACAACTTGAAATGGGTCCTGAAGTATTGTTCAAGTATCCTATCAGTGATGATAAGGAGCAGATCGCTACGCAGATCCGGGATGCGGTTCCTTCTCCGGACGGGAAATGGCTGGCCTTTACGGTGCTGAACGATCTATATATTCAGGAGCTTCCGGAAGGAACTCCGAAAAGACTGACTGAAACGGAAGCTACCGAGGCACAACCTGCGTGGTCACCGGATGGCAAGACACTGGCTTATGTAACCTGGGATTCTGAAGATGGAGGAGCGATCCACGCGGTAGATCCTTTTGCCAGAAGATTTCGCCCGGAAAAGCTGACGGATCAATCCGGCCTGTACATGTACCCGGTTTACAACACAGATGGCAGCCGCATTGTAGCCTATAGAAATGACAGTCAGACTTATATGGATGCATTTGGTCCAGGCTTCTCCACAGCCCTGACCGATCTGATCTGGATCGATTCGGATGGCGGAGAGGTCAATGTAATCGACCGGGCAATGAATCGAAGTAATCCTCATTTCATAGCATCAGATGACCGTATCTATCTGAGTCGTGGCGGAACCCTGCTTTCCATTCGCTGGGACGGGACGGATGAGAAAGAGCATGTGAAAGTATCCGGTATTACCACTTATTCACCCTTTAATCTGGAAAAAATGGCTGAGGCACCGGCATGGATGAGCCCTGCTGAAGTGCTGCATCCGCATGAGGAAAACGCCAAAGAAAGCAGCCCGCCTTCCAATGCTTCTGTGATCATTATGGCTCCAAGCGGAGATCAGGCTCTTGCCCAGGTAAATAACGATATTTATGTGGTTACGGTGCCGATGAAAGGAGGGGATACTCCTTCGATTTCAGTTGCTAGTGCACCAGGTGCTGCTTTTCCATCCAGAAAGCTGACTACTATTGGGGGTGAATTCCCGGCCTGGAGTGCTGACGCCGGTAAAGTTCACTGGTCCATTGGTCACGGACACTTCATCTACGACCTGGCTGCAGCTGAAGCCTTTGAGGATTCCGTAACGGCTGCTAAAAAGCTGGAGGAAGAGAAGAAGAAAGAGGAAGAAAAGATGAAAAAAGATTCCGAGTCTGATGAAGAGAATGACGAAGGAGTAGAAGAAGATGAAGCGGATGAGGAAGAAGAGGCTGCCGATGAAGCAGATGAGTCAGAAGAAGAGGAAGAAGAAAAGAAAGAGGATTCTTATAAACCTCTTGAGCTTTCTATCGAGGTGACTATACCCCGGGATATCCCGGAAGGCCGCATCCTTCTTCAGAATGCACGAATCATTACTGCTAATGGTGACGAGGTGATCGAAGGAGGAGATATACTCATCGTGAATAACCGCATAGAAGAAGTGGGTAAAAACCTTTCTGCTGATGGAGCTGAGGTTGTGGATATGACCGGTAAGACCATCACACCGGGATTCGTGGATACGCATGCACACATGTGGCCTAACTTTGAGATCCATAAGAAGGAGATCTTCAATTATGCCGCTAACCTGGCCTATGGAGTGACCACGACCCGTGATCCTCAGACAGCTACTACTGACGTGCTAACGTATGCAGATATGGTGGAGGCTGGAAAAATGTTAGGTCCTAGGATCTACTCCACCGGACCGGGACTTGGATTCTGGGCATACAATATCAAGAGCCTGGAGGAAGCAAAAGATGTGATGAAACAGTATAGTAAGTACTACGATACGAAGACGATCAAGATGTATCTGGCCGGTAACCGTGAGCAGCGTCAGTGGATCCTGATGGCAGCCCGTGAGCAAAATATCATGCCTACAACCGAGGGTGCGCTGGACTGGAAACTGAACATGACTCAGCTGATCGACGGCTATCCGGGTCATGAACATTCACTGCCGATCTACCCGATCTACAATGATGTGGTAAAGGTGATAGCTGAAGCAAAGATGGCTGTTACACCGACTTTACTGGTGTCCTACGGCGGTCCATGGGCTGAGAATTACTACTACTCACGCGAAAATCCATACGATGACTCCAAACTGGGTCGCTTCACTCCATATGAGGTGCTGGCAGGCAAGTCTCGTCGTCGTCCGGGCTGGTTCCGTGACGATGAGCATGTATTCCAGAAGCATGGGGAAAGCATGGCCAAACTGGTGGAAGCCGGCGGACTGGCCGGTGTGGGTTCACACGGACAGCTGGAAGGGTTAGGCTATCACTGGGAGCTGTGGTCGGTTGCAGCAGGAGGAATGAGTAATATCGACGCCATTCGGGTAGCGACCATACTGGGTGCGGAAGCGATCGGACTGGACGGTGACCTGGGGTCTATAGAAGCCGGGAAGCTGGCAGACCTGGTGATACTGGAAGATAACCCGCTCGATGATCTGAGAAATACCAACAGTATCACTCATGTGATGAAGAATGGTAGGCTATATAAGGCAGATGATCTCAGCGAGATCTATCCGAATGAAACAGCCGGTGGCACTTTCGACTGGCAGTCGGTAAAGCCTCAGGACTTAGGCCTGCCGGGCGTGAAAAAATAA